The proteins below come from a single Pseudarthrobacter sp. SSS035 genomic window:
- a CDS encoding glycoside hydrolase family 13 protein, producing the protein MSVDSVITTAAPLAGPLTLIHDADNAPGWWRSAVIYQVYPRSFRDLNGDGIGDLAGITAELPQLAELDVDAVWLSPFYKSPQRDAGYDVSDYCDVDPIFGTLGDFDVMIAEANRLGLRVIVDLVPNHCSDQHAAFQAALASPAGSPERDMFIFRDGAGPEGHEPPNNWQSHFGGPAWTRVTGPDGQPDQWYLHLFDSSQPDFNWDNPAVHAEFERVLRFWLDRGVSGFRVDVAHALVKAPGLPAWGGRADGGSSDGFPGHEAPMFGQPALHDIFRAWRLILDGYGPDRILCAEANVDPLPRLADWVRSDEMHQAFNFPYLHAGLDVNRMRSVITDSLTALDAVGAPSTWVLSNHDVVRHSSRFGYNGPGPRDGDGIGAADPQPDTALGRRRAAAASLFMLGLPGAAYLYQGEELGLPDGIDIPEHLRQDPTFARTGGARLGRDGCRVPLPWRSTERHLGFGSGQDPWLPLPASFADLARDAQAASPSSHLSLYRNMLALRRELDLGRGSLAWADDWCTGSSLAYVNGDTLVLMNLNHEPLEMPAGNVLVRSAGPDSDAGTDSGSRAAHFLASGETAWLRIGGDGAA; encoded by the coding sequence ATGTCTGTTGATTCCGTGATCACCACCGCAGCTCCGCTGGCAGGTCCGCTGACCCTCATCCACGATGCCGACAACGCCCCTGGCTGGTGGCGCTCCGCCGTCATCTACCAGGTGTACCCGCGGTCTTTCCGGGACCTCAACGGCGACGGCATCGGCGATCTCGCCGGGATTACGGCGGAACTGCCGCAACTGGCAGAGCTGGATGTGGACGCTGTCTGGCTGTCCCCCTTCTACAAATCGCCGCAGCGCGATGCAGGCTATGACGTCAGCGATTACTGCGACGTGGATCCGATCTTCGGCACCCTGGGCGACTTCGACGTCATGATTGCCGAGGCCAACCGCTTGGGGCTGCGGGTCATCGTGGACCTGGTTCCCAACCACTGCTCGGACCAGCACGCGGCTTTCCAGGCAGCCCTCGCCTCCCCAGCAGGGAGCCCGGAGCGCGACATGTTCATCTTCCGGGACGGGGCGGGGCCTGAAGGCCACGAACCGCCCAACAACTGGCAGTCCCATTTCGGCGGTCCGGCCTGGACCCGGGTCACGGGGCCGGACGGCCAGCCGGACCAGTGGTACCTGCACCTGTTTGATTCCTCCCAGCCGGACTTCAACTGGGACAACCCGGCCGTGCACGCCGAATTTGAGCGGGTGCTCCGTTTCTGGCTGGACCGCGGCGTCTCCGGCTTCCGGGTGGACGTCGCCCACGCTTTGGTCAAGGCCCCGGGGCTGCCGGCCTGGGGCGGCCGGGCCGACGGCGGCAGCTCGGACGGCTTCCCCGGCCACGAGGCTCCGATGTTCGGCCAGCCGGCCCTGCACGACATCTTCCGGGCCTGGCGCCTGATCCTGGACGGGTACGGGCCGGACCGCATTCTGTGTGCCGAAGCCAACGTTGACCCACTCCCCCGCCTCGCCGACTGGGTCCGGTCCGATGAAATGCACCAGGCCTTCAACTTCCCCTACCTGCACGCCGGGCTGGACGTTAACCGGATGCGCAGTGTTATTACAGACTCGCTGACTGCCCTGGACGCAGTAGGAGCCCCCAGCACCTGGGTTCTCTCCAACCACGACGTGGTCCGGCATTCCAGCCGCTTTGGTTACAACGGGCCCGGTCCGCGCGATGGCGACGGCATCGGTGCGGCCGATCCGCAGCCGGATACAGCCCTGGGCCGTCGGCGTGCAGCCGCCGCCTCCCTGTTTATGCTGGGACTGCCCGGCGCCGCCTACCTGTACCAGGGTGAGGAGCTCGGCCTGCCGGACGGCATCGATATTCCGGAGCACCTGCGGCAGGATCCCACGTTCGCACGCACCGGAGGGGCCCGGCTGGGCCGCGACGGCTGCCGGGTTCCCCTCCCGTGGCGCAGCACAGAACGGCACCTGGGCTTTGGCTCTGGCCAGGATCCCTGGCTTCCCTTGCCGGCGAGCTTCGCGGACCTGGCACGGGACGCACAGGCCGCATCGCCGTCGTCGCATCTTTCCCTGTACCGGAACATGCTGGCGCTGCGCCGCGAACTTGACCTGGGCAGGGGGTCACTGGCTTGGGCCGACGACTGGTGCACAGGCTCGTCCCTGGCGTATGTGAACGGCGATACGCTGGTGCTTATGAACCTCAACCACGAACCACTGGAGATGCCGGCAGGCAACGTCCTGGTCCGCAGCGCTGGCCCTGACTCTGACGCCGGCACTGACTCCGGCTCGCGCGCAGCCCACTTCCTGGCATCCGGAGAAACCGCGTGGCTCCGGATTGGCGGAGACGGCGCAGCCTAG
- a CDS encoding LacI family DNA-binding transcriptional regulator, which yields MGLAGIKDVADRAGLSIATVSRALSGKANVSAKSRQLAKAAADELGFVPSYHASSLASGRNHNVGLVVPSIHRWYFSSVVEGVSGTLLDAGYDLTLYNVGDRPERRRSVLNDFLLRKRLDAVIAVALVLSETEINQLLAIHRPIVGIGGALAGASTIRIDDASLARTATEHLLGLGHTRIAHITGEAELNQDFKLPGIRRAGFEAAMQAAGHTVRPEWVVSADFTIQGAYASARNLLASPAGRPTAVFAASDEMAIGAILAARDFGLRVPQDLSVIGMDGHELGEVFGLTTINQDARGQGALAARMLLETLDAGAKRPDKGTPPSAAATDREYPTEFLVRNSTAVPPA from the coding sequence GTGGGACTTGCGGGCATCAAGGACGTTGCCGACCGCGCCGGGCTGTCGATCGCCACTGTGTCGCGGGCGCTCAGTGGCAAAGCGAACGTGTCGGCCAAAAGCAGGCAGCTGGCAAAGGCAGCGGCCGACGAACTGGGCTTCGTCCCGTCATACCATGCGTCGAGCCTGGCCTCAGGCCGCAACCACAACGTGGGTCTGGTGGTCCCGTCCATCCACCGCTGGTACTTCTCGTCCGTGGTGGAGGGCGTGTCCGGCACCTTGCTCGACGCCGGCTACGACCTCACCCTCTACAACGTGGGTGACCGGCCGGAACGCCGCCGCAGCGTCCTCAACGACTTCCTGCTCCGTAAGCGGCTGGATGCGGTCATCGCTGTGGCACTGGTCCTGAGCGAGACCGAAATCAACCAGCTCCTGGCAATCCACCGCCCGATCGTCGGCATCGGCGGCGCCCTGGCCGGCGCCTCCACCATCAGGATTGATGACGCCAGCCTGGCTCGGACAGCCACCGAGCACCTCCTCGGGCTGGGCCACACCCGGATCGCACACATCACCGGCGAGGCCGAACTGAACCAGGACTTCAAACTGCCGGGGATACGCCGGGCGGGCTTTGAGGCAGCAATGCAGGCCGCGGGGCACACTGTCCGCCCCGAATGGGTAGTGTCCGCGGACTTCACCATCCAGGGCGCCTACGCCAGTGCCCGCAATCTCCTGGCCTCCCCGGCCGGGCGGCCCACAGCAGTTTTTGCCGCCTCCGATGAGATGGCCATCGGCGCCATCCTCGCCGCGCGCGACTTCGGCCTGCGCGTGCCACAGGATCTCTCCGTGATCGGCATGGACGGACACGAACTCGGCGAAGTCTTTGGGCTGACCACCATCAACCAGGATGCGCGCGGCCAGGGCGCCCTGGCGGCCCGCATGCTGTTGGAAACGCTCGACGCCGGCGCGAAGCGGCCTGACAAGGGCACGCCACCGTCAGCAGCGGCCACCGACCGGGAGTACCCTACGGAGTTCCTCGTCCGGAACAGCACGGCCGTCCCGCCGGCCTGA
- the treS gene encoding maltose alpha-D-glucosyltransferase, with translation MSFNPQSSSQHFTPKSTFELNAPGLAHDPLWYRKAVFYEVLVRAFADANGDGSGDFSGLIDRLDYLQWLGVDCLWLPPFFQSPLRDGGYDISDYNSVLDEFGTISDFKRLVAESHARGVRVIIDLPLNHTSDQHPWFQESRKDPDGPFGDFYVWSDTDEKYQDARIIFVDTEESNWTFDPIRRQFFWHRFFSHQPDLNFENPKVIEALFDVVRFWLDQGIDGFRADAIPYLFEEEGTNCENLPATHDFLRKLRAMVDEGYPGRVIIAEANQPPNEVVEYFGTAEEPECHMAFHFPIMPRLYYALRDQKAAPIIETMHDTPEIPEGAQWGTFLRNHDELTLEMVTADERAAMLGWYAPDPRMRANIGIRRRLAPLLDNSRAEIELINALLLSLPGSPFLYYGDEIGMGDNIWLDDRDAVRTPMQWNPDRNAGFSNADPGKLYLPVIQSLVYSYGMANVEAEAAHSGSLLRWTRQILSVRKNHPAFGLGAFKHVEADHDAVVAYLRELSEDNTAGLPGETILCAFNLSQHPVAAKLRIPQFAGRGLRDVFGGQPFPGIDDDGSLTLTLGSHDFFWLRVRSATSNPASPYTQALPILSIEN, from the coding sequence GTGAGCTTTAACCCGCAGAGTTCCAGCCAGCATTTCACCCCCAAGAGCACGTTTGAGCTGAACGCCCCTGGCCTGGCCCACGATCCGCTCTGGTATCGGAAAGCTGTGTTCTATGAGGTGCTGGTGCGGGCCTTCGCGGATGCGAACGGCGACGGTTCGGGCGACTTTTCCGGCCTGATCGACCGGCTCGACTATCTGCAGTGGCTTGGCGTGGACTGCCTGTGGCTGCCGCCGTTCTTCCAGTCGCCGCTGCGTGACGGCGGCTATGACATTTCGGACTACAACTCCGTCCTGGATGAGTTCGGCACCATCAGCGACTTCAAGCGGCTGGTGGCCGAGTCCCATGCCCGCGGCGTCCGGGTCATCATTGACCTGCCGCTGAACCACACCTCGGACCAGCACCCCTGGTTCCAGGAATCGCGCAAGGACCCGGACGGTCCCTTTGGCGACTTTTACGTGTGGAGCGACACTGACGAGAAGTACCAGGACGCCCGCATCATCTTCGTGGACACGGAGGAGTCCAACTGGACCTTCGACCCCATCCGCCGGCAGTTCTTCTGGCACCGCTTCTTCAGCCACCAGCCTGACCTGAACTTTGAGAACCCCAAGGTCATCGAAGCGCTCTTTGACGTGGTCCGTTTCTGGCTGGACCAGGGCATCGATGGTTTCCGGGCGGACGCCATCCCGTACCTCTTCGAGGAAGAGGGGACCAACTGCGAAAACCTGCCGGCCACCCATGACTTCCTGCGCAAGCTGCGGGCCATGGTGGATGAAGGCTACCCGGGCCGCGTCATCATCGCCGAGGCCAACCAACCGCCCAACGAGGTAGTGGAGTACTTCGGAACAGCGGAAGAGCCCGAATGCCACATGGCCTTCCACTTCCCCATCATGCCGCGCCTCTACTACGCCCTGCGGGACCAGAAGGCCGCTCCGATCATCGAGACCATGCATGACACCCCGGAGATCCCCGAAGGGGCGCAGTGGGGGACGTTCCTGCGCAACCACGATGAACTGACGCTGGAGATGGTCACGGCCGACGAGCGTGCGGCGATGCTGGGCTGGTATGCCCCGGACCCCCGGATGCGCGCCAACATCGGGATCCGGCGCCGCCTTGCGCCGTTGCTGGACAATTCCCGGGCCGAGATCGAACTGATCAATGCCCTGCTGCTGTCGCTGCCGGGCAGCCCGTTCCTGTACTACGGGGACGAGATCGGCATGGGGGACAACATCTGGCTCGATGACCGCGATGCTGTGCGCACCCCCATGCAGTGGAACCCGGACCGGAACGCAGGATTCTCCAACGCCGATCCCGGCAAGCTCTACCTGCCGGTCATCCAGTCGCTGGTGTACAGCTACGGCATGGCCAATGTGGAAGCCGAGGCCGCCCACTCCGGATCCCTGCTCCGCTGGACCCGGCAGATCCTCAGCGTCCGCAAGAACCACCCTGCCTTCGGGCTGGGCGCGTTCAAACATGTCGAAGCCGACCACGACGCCGTGGTGGCGTATCTCCGGGAACTTTCGGAGGACAACACTGCGGGGCTACCCGGCGAAACCATTCTGTGCGCCTTTAACCTTTCGCAGCACCCCGTCGCGGCAAAACTGCGGATTCCCCAGTTTGCCGGCCGCGGGCTGCGCGATGTGTTCGGGGGTCAGCCGTTCCCCGGGATCGACGACGACGGATCACTGACGCTGACCCTGGGAAGCCATGATTTCTTCTGGCTGCGGGTCCGCTCGGCGACGTCCAATCCGGCCTCCCCGTACACGCAGGCACTGCCCATCCTGTCCATCGAGAACTGA
- a CDS encoding 1,4-alpha-glucan branching enzyme: MGQPTLTATLSAVLHEWLPRQRWFPVKTADFSLEQAGSLSLEDAAGQARLEIFLLAVSSRTADGGLRTDVVQVPLSYRASPLAGAERALVGQAPGAGMAWIYDAVHDPSFVSSWLELIRSEAGSSTGSATGHRTRSEHRLPTAHGMVKVLSGEQSNSSVIVDDGESAAIVKFFRVLSAGINPEVEVGAALTAQGTFEVPATLGWVRGEWQAPASPGLPARTSSQGELAVVHEFLAGGRDAWRLAVDAARIGADFTAEAHALGAATATVHRRLAEALGTAVEPAPGQLIAPGVAQRVRQAWAEAGAAVGPYDDALGALLGELDGVPAGPLQRIHGDLHLGQILQVPGHGGQPGRWAILDFEGEPLRPIAERNFPDVPLRDVVGMLRSFDYAAGAAEREYQGARVPASWVDDCADAFLAGYAAVTPGTIDRTSPLFVALWLDKALYEVIYELRNRPDWLAIPTNASRRLLSVKGSGDQAGAASEGIKMTGSARTDRPRVPLHVDPDTLARVANGEHHAPHSVLGAHLDDHGHVTVRTLKHLAEAVSVVTAVGSVPMTHENNGVWVAVLEPLQAGHVPDYRLEVTYAGAAPLTVDEPYRYLPTVGEVDLHLIGEGRHEKLWEVLGAHVQHYKSSLGDVDGVSFAVWAPNAQAVRVKGDFNAWDGRENSLRSLGSSGVWEVFLPGVLAGACYKFEIKSKSGHWVEKADPLAFGTEVPPLTASRVVEPSYVFKDAEWMAARAQRDPHNSPMSAYEVHLGSWRLGLGYRELAKELVEYVKWLGFTHVEFMPVAEHPFGGSWGYQVTSYFAPTSRFGHPDEFRFLVDSLHQAGIGVLLDWVPAHFPKDAWALAQFDGEPLYEHADPNLGEHPDWGTLIFDFGRTEVRNFLVSNALYWLDEFHIDGLRVDAVASMLYLDYSREDGQWSPNRFGGRENLEAISFLQEVNATVYKTHPGAVMIAEESTAFPGVTAPTSHGGLGFGLKWNMGWMHDSLKYASEDPVNRKWHHGTLTFSMVYAFTENFLLPISHDEVVHGKGSMLRKMPGDRWQQLANLRAFFAYQWAHPGKQLIFMGTEFGQEAEWSEQHGLDWYLADIPAHRGLQLLTKDLNELYSSTPALYARDNEPGGFQWINGGDADRNVLTFVRWDKDGNPLVCAVNFSGGPHVGYVLGVPAAGAWTEVLNTDAAAYGGSGVLNGGELIALDEGLDGQPASLTVTLPPLGAAYFKPVPLAASGPNSVNPLS; this comes from the coding sequence ATGGGCCAGCCCACCCTCACAGCCACACTGAGCGCTGTCCTCCACGAATGGCTTCCGCGTCAGCGGTGGTTCCCCGTGAAGACAGCCGATTTTTCGCTGGAGCAGGCAGGCAGCCTGAGCCTTGAAGATGCCGCCGGGCAGGCCCGGCTGGAGATCTTCCTGCTGGCTGTTTCCTCCCGGACGGCCGACGGCGGTCTCCGGACTGACGTGGTCCAGGTCCCGCTGAGTTACCGGGCAAGTCCGCTTGCCGGAGCGGAGCGGGCCCTGGTGGGCCAGGCTCCCGGGGCCGGCATGGCCTGGATCTATGACGCCGTGCATGATCCTTCCTTTGTGTCCTCCTGGCTGGAGCTGATCCGGTCCGAAGCGGGCTCGAGCACGGGTTCGGCGACGGGCCACCGCACCCGGTCGGAGCACCGGCTGCCTACCGCCCACGGAATGGTCAAAGTCCTGTCCGGCGAGCAGTCCAACAGCTCTGTCATTGTTGACGACGGCGAGTCCGCGGCGATCGTGAAATTCTTCCGCGTCCTCTCCGCAGGGATCAACCCTGAGGTCGAGGTAGGGGCGGCACTGACTGCCCAGGGCACCTTCGAGGTTCCGGCCACGCTGGGGTGGGTCCGCGGGGAATGGCAAGCGCCGGCGTCACCGGGGCTCCCGGCACGGACGTCATCGCAGGGCGAGCTTGCCGTAGTCCACGAATTCCTCGCCGGCGGCCGCGATGCGTGGCGCCTTGCCGTGGATGCCGCGCGCATCGGTGCCGATTTCACCGCCGAGGCGCATGCCCTGGGCGCTGCCACAGCAACGGTCCACCGGCGGCTGGCGGAAGCGCTCGGCACGGCGGTTGAACCGGCCCCGGGTCAGCTCATTGCGCCCGGAGTAGCCCAGCGGGTCCGGCAGGCATGGGCGGAAGCCGGTGCCGCCGTCGGGCCTTACGACGACGCGCTAGGGGCTCTGCTTGGCGAGCTCGATGGCGTGCCGGCAGGGCCGCTGCAGCGGATCCACGGCGATCTCCACCTCGGGCAGATCCTGCAGGTCCCCGGCCACGGCGGCCAGCCCGGCCGGTGGGCCATCCTTGATTTTGAAGGTGAGCCACTGCGGCCCATCGCCGAACGCAACTTCCCCGATGTTCCGCTCCGGGACGTGGTGGGGATGCTGCGTTCCTTCGACTACGCGGCAGGCGCGGCGGAACGCGAATATCAGGGTGCCCGTGTTCCGGCGTCCTGGGTCGATGATTGCGCGGACGCGTTCCTTGCCGGCTATGCCGCAGTCACACCCGGCACCATCGACCGGACTTCACCGCTCTTTGTGGCATTGTGGCTGGACAAGGCCCTTTACGAAGTCATATATGAATTGCGGAACAGACCTGACTGGCTGGCCATTCCAACGAATGCGTCCAGGCGGCTCCTCAGCGTTAAAGGCTCCGGCGATCAGGCCGGGGCAGCATCGGAAGGTATCAAAATGACAGGCTCAGCACGTACAGACCGGCCCCGGGTGCCTCTTCACGTGGACCCGGACACGTTGGCCCGCGTGGCGAACGGCGAACACCACGCACCCCACTCAGTGCTCGGCGCCCACCTGGACGACCACGGCCATGTGACGGTCCGGACGCTTAAGCACCTCGCGGAGGCGGTGAGCGTGGTGACTGCCGTGGGCTCAGTGCCCATGACCCACGAAAACAACGGGGTATGGGTGGCAGTCCTCGAACCGCTGCAGGCCGGCCACGTCCCCGACTACCGGCTGGAAGTCACCTACGCCGGTGCCGCGCCGCTGACGGTGGATGAGCCGTACCGTTACCTGCCCACGGTGGGTGAAGTGGACCTGCACCTGATCGGCGAGGGCCGGCACGAGAAACTCTGGGAAGTCCTGGGCGCGCACGTCCAGCACTACAAGTCCTCGCTCGGTGATGTTGACGGCGTCTCCTTTGCCGTCTGGGCACCGAACGCGCAGGCGGTCCGCGTCAAGGGCGATTTCAATGCCTGGGACGGCCGCGAAAATTCGCTCCGCTCGCTGGGGTCATCAGGCGTGTGGGAAGTCTTCCTTCCCGGCGTTTTAGCAGGGGCGTGCTACAAATTCGAGATCAAGTCCAAGAGCGGGCACTGGGTCGAAAAGGCGGACCCCCTGGCGTTCGGGACCGAAGTCCCGCCGCTGACGGCGTCTCGCGTAGTGGAACCGTCCTACGTTTTCAAGGACGCCGAATGGATGGCGGCACGCGCCCAGCGTGACCCGCACAATTCGCCGATGAGCGCCTACGAGGTCCACCTCGGATCCTGGCGCCTTGGCCTGGGCTACCGAGAGCTCGCCAAGGAGCTGGTGGAGTACGTCAAATGGCTGGGCTTCACGCACGTTGAGTTCATGCCCGTGGCCGAACATCCCTTCGGCGGCTCCTGGGGCTACCAGGTGACGTCCTACTTTGCGCCGACGTCCCGCTTTGGCCATCCGGATGAATTCCGGTTCCTGGTGGATTCCCTGCACCAGGCCGGAATCGGTGTTCTGCTGGACTGGGTCCCGGCGCACTTCCCCAAGGATGCCTGGGCACTGGCCCAGTTCGACGGCGAACCCCTGTACGAGCACGCCGACCCGAACCTGGGCGAGCACCCTGACTGGGGAACGCTGATCTTCGACTTCGGCCGCACCGAGGTGCGGAACTTCCTGGTGTCCAACGCGCTGTACTGGCTTGATGAGTTCCACATCGACGGACTCCGGGTTGATGCGGTGGCCTCGATGCTGTACCTGGACTATTCGCGCGAAGACGGGCAGTGGTCGCCCAACCGCTTTGGCGGACGCGAGAACCTGGAAGCCATTTCCTTCCTCCAGGAAGTCAACGCCACCGTCTACAAGACCCACCCGGGCGCGGTGATGATCGCCGAAGAGTCCACGGCTTTCCCCGGTGTCACCGCCCCCACAAGCCACGGTGGCCTCGGCTTCGGGCTCAAGTGGAACATGGGCTGGATGCACGACTCCCTCAAGTACGCCTCCGAGGACCCCGTCAACCGGAAGTGGCACCACGGTACGTTGACGTTTTCCATGGTCTACGCGTTCACCGAGAACTTCCTGCTCCCCATCAGCCACGACGAAGTAGTGCACGGCAAGGGCTCCATGCTCCGGAAGATGCCGGGGGACCGCTGGCAGCAACTGGCCAACCTGCGCGCCTTCTTTGCCTACCAGTGGGCGCACCCGGGAAAGCAGCTCATTTTTATGGGCACCGAATTCGGCCAGGAGGCTGAATGGTCCGAGCAGCACGGACTGGACTGGTACCTGGCCGACATTCCGGCGCACCGCGGATTGCAGCTCCTCACCAAGGACCTCAACGAGCTCTACAGCTCGACGCCGGCCCTCTACGCGCGGGACAACGAGCCCGGTGGTTTCCAATGGATCAACGGTGGGGACGCCGACCGCAATGTCCTGACGTTTGTCCGCTGGGACAAGGACGGCAATCCGTTGGTGTGCGCCGTCAACTTCTCCGGCGGGCCGCATGTGGGCTATGTCCTCGGCGTTCCCGCTGCCGGGGCCTGGACCGAAGTGCTCAACACTGATGCCGCGGCCTATGGCGGTTCAGGTGTTTTGAATGGCGGCGAGCTGATTGCCCTGGACGAAGGGCTTGATGGCCAGCCGGCATCGTTGACCGTGACGCTGCCGCCCCTGGGTGCGGCGTACTTCAAGCCCGTTCCCTTGGCGGCCAGCGGACCGAATAGTGTGAACCCGCTCTCTTAA
- a CDS encoding putative transposase codes for MPTQMPLPLIEDLGAVLIGSSAALLENETHGGKVFLNGQLCWVWDAGQDDLRRLAAVQLVRTGAARVNEVAAGFGVTPESLRRWRVSLTGEGVSALAPVKKGPKGPTVLTGEKAAEIRRLRAGGASLRATAAAAGVSTDTVRRALAGDESNTPEAGQISANKGGSAPGASTSPTQLVLPVLPEPTDRSGERAAARSGLLECAVPVFAPAARVPLAGLFLALPALEATGLLACAKATFSALPDGFYGLETMLLDAVLRALAGEPRAEGATRIDPVALGRVLGLDRAPEVKTIRRKIGFLAQTGKAGDLLTALAIHHLHPGGDSERGGEGGDLAAVLYVDGHVRAYQGTKKIGKVHSTRLKFPVPATEETWVSDAHGSPVLVVMAKPGTALTGELRALLPQLRTIIGDSRRVLVGFDRGGWSPALFKHMDEAGFDVLTWRKGTTADIPEDSFTEVAHVDTHGETRTWNAADTAVDLALATTGEAFRMRQISRIVPVRGGATRQIHILTTDQGTPAGEVIYRMGSRWRQENYFRYARIHFDLDSHDAYTSTDDDPERSVPNPDKKKAYQKVVAARAHYDQVLARTDAAMLALRTPAPGTNEVTITNAMHNQVTAPLWAAETALGQAETAHQKIPVRVPLGALSPGQQILDTETKLITHAIRMAAFNTATTLAREIRTNTGYARAAEEAHTLARHALTGSGDIDTTTPGYLTIRLDPLPTARATAAIGELCQHLTTTQTRYPGTGLILRYEIKNHA; via the coding sequence ATGCCAACCCAGATGCCCCTGCCGTTGATCGAGGACCTCGGTGCCGTGTTGATCGGATCCTCCGCGGCGTTGCTGGAAAATGAGACGCACGGCGGCAAGGTTTTCCTCAATGGCCAGTTGTGCTGGGTGTGGGATGCCGGCCAGGATGACCTGCGCCGCCTGGCCGCGGTGCAGTTGGTGCGGACCGGCGCCGCCCGGGTCAACGAGGTAGCGGCAGGCTTTGGCGTCACCCCGGAATCCTTGCGGCGCTGGCGGGTCAGTCTTACCGGCGAGGGCGTCTCCGCGTTGGCGCCGGTGAAGAAAGGCCCCAAGGGCCCGACGGTGCTGACCGGGGAGAAAGCGGCCGAGATCCGCCGCCTGCGTGCCGGTGGTGCGAGCCTGCGGGCAACGGCTGCAGCGGCCGGGGTCTCCACCGACACTGTCCGGCGCGCCCTCGCCGGCGATGAGTCAAACACCCCGGAAGCCGGCCAAATCAGCGCTAACAAAGGCGGATCAGCGCCCGGCGCATCAACGTCGCCGACCCAGCTGGTGTTGCCCGTGCTGCCGGAGCCGACGGATCGTTCCGGGGAACGGGCAGCAGCCCGTTCCGGGCTCCTCGAATGCGCGGTCCCGGTGTTTGCCCCGGCGGCCCGGGTGCCGTTGGCCGGGCTGTTTCTGGCCTTGCCGGCGCTGGAGGCCACCGGGCTGTTGGCCTGCGCGAAGGCAACGTTCTCGGCGTTGCCGGACGGGTTTTACGGGCTGGAAACCATGCTCCTTGACGCCGTGTTGCGGGCCCTGGCCGGGGAACCCCGTGCCGAAGGCGCCACCCGGATCGATCCCGTGGCCCTGGGCCGGGTGTTGGGCCTGGACCGGGCCCCGGAAGTAAAAACCATCCGCCGCAAAATCGGGTTCCTGGCCCAGACCGGTAAGGCCGGTGACCTGCTCACCGCCCTCGCCATCCACCACCTCCACCCAGGGGGCGATAGTGAGCGCGGTGGTGAGGGCGGGGATCTGGCTGCTGTTCTCTATGTTGACGGGCACGTCCGCGCCTACCAGGGCACCAAGAAAATCGGGAAGGTCCATTCCACGAGGCTGAAGTTCCCGGTCCCGGCGACCGAGGAAACCTGGGTCTCTGACGCGCACGGTTCCCCGGTGCTGGTCGTCATGGCCAAACCCGGCACCGCCCTGACCGGTGAACTGCGGGCCCTGCTGCCGCAGCTGCGCACCATCATCGGAGACTCCCGGCGGGTGCTGGTTGGTTTTGACCGGGGAGGCTGGTCACCGGCGCTCTTCAAGCACATGGACGAGGCCGGCTTCGACGTCCTGACCTGGCGCAAAGGCACCACGGCGGACATCCCCGAGGACAGCTTCACCGAGGTCGCCCATGTGGACACCCACGGGGAAACGAGGACCTGGAACGCGGCGGACACGGCCGTTGATCTGGCCCTGGCCACCACCGGGGAAGCGTTCCGGATGCGACAGATCAGCCGGATTGTCCCGGTCAGGGGCGGGGCAACCCGGCAGATCCACATCCTCACCACCGATCAGGGGACGCCTGCCGGTGAGGTGATCTACCGGATGGGGTCCCGCTGGCGGCAGGAAAACTACTTCCGCTACGCCCGCATCCATTTCGACCTGGACTCCCACGACGCCTACACCTCCACCGATGATGACCCCGAAAGGTCAGTGCCCAACCCGGACAAGAAAAAGGCCTACCAAAAAGTCGTCGCCGCCCGCGCCCACTACGACCAGGTCCTGGCCCGAACAGACGCCGCGATGCTCGCGCTGCGGACACCAGCCCCAGGCACCAACGAAGTCACCATCACCAACGCCATGCACAACCAGGTCACCGCGCCACTCTGGGCCGCGGAAACCGCTCTGGGCCAGGCAGAAACCGCCCACCAGAAGATCCCCGTCAGAGTTCCGTTGGGAGCACTCTCACCCGGCCAACAAATCCTCGACACCGAGACCAAACTCATCACCCACGCGATCAGGATGGCCGCATTCAACACCGCCACCACCCTCGCCCGGGAAATCCGGACCAACACCGGCTACGCCCGCGCCGCCGAAGAAGCCCACACACTGGCACGGCACGCGCTCACCGGCAGCGGCGATATCGACACCACCACCCCCGGCTACCTCACGATCCGGCTGGACCCACTCCCCACGGCGCGGGCCACGGCGGCAATCGGCGAGCTCTGCCAGCACCTCACCACCACCCAAACCCGCTACCCCGGCACCGGGCTAATTCTGCGCTACGAAATCAAAAACCACGCCTGA